A part of Paenibacillus antri genomic DNA contains:
- the aroH gene encoding chorismate mutase, with protein MYCRGIRGATTVEHNEEREILHATAELLSTIIAENGLSPEDIAYVYITVTNDLDATFPARAIRGMEGWDLVPLMCGLEIPVKGALPLCIRLLVTVNTTKTQKEMNHVYLNEARVLRPDLARR; from the coding sequence ATGTACTGCAGGGGAATTCGGGGAGCGACGACGGTAGAACATAACGAGGAACGGGAAATATTACACGCTACGGCGGAGCTGCTGTCGACGATCATCGCGGAGAACGGGCTCTCGCCCGAAGACATCGCTTACGTCTATATCACGGTCACGAACGATCTGGACGCGACGTTCCCGGCCCGGGCGATCCGCGGCATGGAAGGCTGGGACCTCGTTCCGCTCATGTGCGGCCTGGAAATCCCGGTGAAGGGCGCGCTGCCGCTGTGCATCCGCTTGCTCGTTACCGTCAATACGACGAAAACCCAGAAGGAAATGAATCACGTGTACTTGAACGAAGCGCGGGTATTGCGGCCGGATTTAGCAAGGCGTTGA